The Primulina eburnea isolate SZY01 chromosome 12, ASM2296580v1, whole genome shotgun sequence genome includes the window CATTGGCTTGTTGCGTGGTTTCTTCTTGTAGTGACGGACACATATCTGTAGGATGTCCCACCATAGCCCATACACCACAAGCTTTTACCTGTTGCACCTGTCATACAACCAACTTTTCCAAAAGAGATGTCAAAGAATCTAACTTTTGATCAATATGAGTAACACTTACCTCATTGACTTGTCGTGGAGGGTTGTCTTGCCTAGTACCAAACTGTTGTGCATTGGCAGCCATGTTGGAGATTAGAGCTCGTGCCTCTTGAGGCGTTTTGTTCACCAATGCACCTCCACTTGCAGCATCAATCATGTTTCTATCAAAGAGCGAGAGTGCCTCATAAAAATATTGAACTAGTAGTTGTTCTGGAATCTGGTGTTGTGGACAACTGGCACACAACTGCTTGAATCTCTCCCAATACTCATACAAAGTTTCCTCGTGCAGCTGTCTGATCCCACAAATGTCTTTTTGAATATTTGCTGCTCGTGAAGCTGGGAAGAACTTctccaaaaattgttgtttcataTTGTCCCAAGTTGTTATGGATCCAGAAGGCAAATATTAGAACCAATCCTTAGCCTTGTCAGCTAAAGAGAATGGAAAAGCTCGTAGTGAAATTTGTTCCTCTATGATCCCTTGCGGTTTCATGGCTGTGCAAAcaatatgaaactctttcagatGTTTATGGGATCTTCACCTGAAAGACCACGAAAAGTAGGTAATAAATGAATCAAGCCAGATTTTAATTCAAAGGTAGCATCAGTAGTAGGGAATTGAATGCATAatggttgttgaataacattaGGATTAGCTAACTCTGTAAGTGTTCTTTGAGCTTGTCCTGCCATTTCTTCTTTGTCACTTTCACTTCTTTCAACCTCAAGATCAATGTCCGATTCGCTTTCTGTATCGTTGGAGTCCAAtgatgcgttcaaatcaggagatgatgatgatggtgATGGTTGCTTTTCGCGCCTTAATCTTGCTTCTTTTCTCAATCTCTTAGCTGTCTTCTTGATTTTCGGATTGTATTCGAGTTCACCTGTACGAGAAGAACGaggcataaaaaataaaaaaatcaaaagaaattaTCCTTGCACcgatccccggcaacggcgccaaaatttggtgtgatgtcgttgaccaccaaattaattcctactcttttaaataaaaatgagtaTAATGGTGAGTTGGGTCGAATCCACATCGAACAgtagatttatttcttttgataataaaaataaaaaggtgggggatttattttgataattactaaataaaataacctAAACTAAAATTACCAAGCAAGAAAAATACTGAATCTAGAATTGAAAATTAATCGACGAGAATAAAGTGAAGAATTTATTACGAGAAAATACTGATTCAAGGGGAGTTCTACTAATTAATTAtatcactgttcatcggctaaCAAATCATTTATTCATGCTATTCCAAGCAATTAACCTTAGAAtaatagggatagccgctaaaattcttgtgttttctAAATTattgaccaaacccagcatccagtgAAAACTTATCAATAATCAAATGGGCATGATAGTGTCCCATgttaattaaaaatagcattttagtttcgtgaaaacagttaatcctaaaatctaacaaccgagatagctgcaattggaagatctagttccgtcgatttatttagattacacatgttatgatagcacaacacatctAACCTATTgctactcatgtaccaatcgttcatgacaattacggatcactgaattcatggttagcattagaaaatcatacatcaaactaaattttcagattaattgacgtataacattcatataattaaatcatgaaTCAATGAATATTTGGGAAAACAAGAATAATAAATAAAAGTGCAAAAGTACCTCCCagtgataaaattaaaatagtagACTATCCCTTGAATCAGACTAAGAAAATTGGCCGAGCATAATTTGATCTACaatatccataaaaaaaataaataagaaacatAGAGAATTGCAAACTATTTTTGTTGGGAAAAATTGGAGTCTTGCTGCCTTCTTTTCGTTGCTTGAGGATGGAACGGTGAGAGAATCttccaatttttttatattgaatTCTTGTGTTGCGGCCGTCTTCTTATTTTGAGTGGTATGCTTTTGGGTATTAATTATTAAGCTAAAAGCACACTAATCTCTTAATTACTCTAattcttaaaatataaaatagtatatattatCTTCCCTCCAAGCTTAATTACTCTAActcttaaaatataaaatagtatatattatCTTCCCTCCAAGAATTTCCCCTAAACCAGATAccatatttaattcttttagATCTTGCATAATCTTCACAAAATCAGATTTTTCCTTCTTGCAATTTTTGGCAGCTAAAACATCATCACAAGGAGGGGCCACGCCTTGTTCCAGGACTTCTTCTGGTTTGACCATTCTCTTTCAAAATCTatcttggaaacttcaaatgtgataaacatcaccttttagctcaaatttgctccaagaccataaaagttcctcctacaataaaattacacaaaaatgtatcaattaaacatatcggagACTAGAATAatgggaaatatgaaaataaaaatactaactATTACGCGCCTATCAATATTCTCCCATTTACATAAGGAATTCATGATTGAAAATcgataatattaaatatatagaTATTTGATATAAACTCGTGTGGGCTCATTTAGGCCTACCTTTAAATGAGTTGACGAAATTTCAACACAACTCACTTAAATTGTTTGTCTGTGCGGGCTAAGTCGACGGACTCAACCTATATGAACGGCTCTAATCACAACTattttttatcatgttttatttaaataatttataaatataaaccGTAAAAAAATGTTGGttgcaaattttatttatttaaacacGCAAATTATAGCCAAAGGTCATAATTagatagatttaaaatttaaatttttttataaaaagataTATCTTTGactataatttattaaaataattttttaatgtaAACCTTTGCTAGAAAGTTATAACCAACGtcacagaaaaaaaaaagacatcAAAGAAAATTAATAAGACATCAAATAAAATTCGCAATTCAACAATGAACTATTTCTAaactttaaatattaatttcattTACATAATgaaaagataaataaaaaatttaactaattggattcaaaataatatattataatgtTGATAGGCATAAAAAAGAACAAATACTAATTTACATAATGcaaagataaataaaaaaaactaaatcattggataaaaaataacatattataaCGTTTGtagacataaaaaaaattaaatgctaATAATATTTAACAATATCATTCGAAAATGTTTACTCTATAAAttagagatgttttatttgaatttatctAACAACTAATGCATTGATAAAATCAAAGATTCTTCAGGAAGAAAAAAAACTCTCACCGTATAGACTAAAAGTTGTTGCTCAACAATCAACATATACAAGCatccataaattaattatgtataAAATAGAGAAAGTAGCTTAGGTCGTTTTTTATGCATGTCTATTTTGTGTTTTGATTATGTAAACATTTATATTTAAGTTTTGATCATAATTTATTGTATTTTGATTTTTGGTTCATTTTCGTCGAAATTGTCGAGAAATGCTGATGTGACACCGAAAAATATTGACGTATTTGGTACCACATCAACACTACATAAAAAAAGACCgaaaatcaaaacataatataaattaaggcaaaaacttgtgtgagatggtctcacggatcgtattttgtgagacagatctcttatttgggtaatccatgaaaaaagtattactttttatgctaagagcattattttttattatgaatatcgatagggttgactcgtctcacagataaagattcgtgagactgtatTACCAGAGATCTACTCATAAATTAAAACTAGATAACCAAAAAGTCAATTTAAAAAGACGATTTCAAATATTAGCACCGTAAAATTTTATTCATCACATATTTGGCTAttatacaaataaataaataaataatttgattaattaaagTCACAAATGTTCTGGTtcactctatatatatttttatttattatctcaaatgatTTATGACACATAATAACGTTAAAAACTTCGGAAAAAAAGGAATCTTTATACTGTGGTTTTAGGGTGTACGTGCCCAGAAAATAAAGATATGTCTCATGTTACGATGACATGATAATTAATTactatatattaaattatttgaaACTTTATGTATTAAAACTAATTATTGCAAGGAAATAGGCACGAACATTCTAACTCGTcgaatgtattttatttttaaaacattaaTTGCATTTACATATTTGCTATGCGATTTCCTATCTTTTTACAAATTAGTAATTCATTTTTAAACTTCCAAAAATACcctgcaatttttttttaataattataccatttttttttatttaatacaaTCTCAAAGTAAATAGAATCAAGTGATTCGAACCAAATTCTTATAAATTGACATTGATAAAATAAAcctgacaaaaacttgtgtgagacggtctcacgggtcgtatttgtgagacggatctcttatttagatcactcatgaaaaaatattactttttatgctaagagtattattttttattgtgaatatgggtaaggttgacccgtctcacagattatgacccgtgagacggtttcacatgagactcactcaataaacctcaacaaaaaaaattaagttgCTTCATTAATTATAGTTTCGTTTACTTAAATGTTAACATAAAAACACAAATTCCATTgagtatattttatttaagttgaTAAATTGTATTTTGATCacaaaaatcataaattttttgacATGAAAAAGAGCAGAGCAAGTTCTACAAaatttagtaaaaaaaaaaaaattagatacgTAAAGTAATATTGTAGAGGATATATCCATAAAAAATAGGCTTTTTGTAAGATGATCTCATAATTTTTaactgtgagacggatcaacctgtcgatattcacaataaaaagtaatatttttagcataaaagtaatattttttcatggatgactcaaagaatagatatatctcacaaaatatgaccgtgaaaccgtctcacacaaatttttgtcattcataaaataacCTATTTAACGAATAGTTTCAAATTAAAACATttgtaaaacaaaataaatatatatataaatttttttgggCCAGAAATTACCAATGTTCAGTCAATTGAACATTTCTCAACTAATTCCACCCAAGGATGAGAAAATACAAACaaagaaatttaaaaacaaataaattttcctaaaaaatttacaaatctAAAGGGAAAAAAAGTAGTTTTTTTTGGGCTTAGAAGGGATGTACATTTTTACTTAGCCCACTATTAGCATTTGTAAAAAAGCCCATTAACTCCGGCCGGTACGGTAAATACGACCGCCGCTTCTCCTCCTCTCTGGCTTTGCTCTTCAAATACACTTCATGAGCTGACAACGACGCCGTTTTGCTCTTGGCGCCCTTCTTCACCTTCGCTGCAGGCGGGCCGTTTCCGTTGTTTAAGAAAACAAACGTGTCCCTCCCATCGCTGTTGCTCCTCCCCATTAATTCCTTGAATCGCCATAGCTTTGAAAACCCGGTTGAGTTGCTCTTCTTGCAGGTCTCCGGCGAAACCTCCACCGCATTTCTGCTCGACCACTCACAGTAGGGCCCGCGGATGTCGTCATTCCTCGTTGAGGATGACGTCATCTCCCCGCTATCCTTAGTTTCCACGAAGACCTTCTTCACCAGGGGCTTCGAGGGTGGGCTTTCGAGCTGGAAGGAATCCGGTTCACCGCCGGAGAAGAACAAATCCCGGTTGAATAAAGGGAAGACCGGCCTGATCTTGCCGTTGATGAAAGCATCCTCCGCCGCTATAGGCGACGCATCTCCATCTCCACACATAAAGGAAAACTCTtcttcctcctcctcctccccaTCCCCATCTTCACCATTATCATGATCTTTAATAATTTCTTCCCTATCTTCTTTGCCTATTTCTTTTGAATCGTTGCTTAATCTCAAACGTTCCTGTAAATCTCGACTCATTTTAGCTTCTGAACCTGAATCTTGATCTGGGCTGAGCTTTTCTTCAAATCTCCCCTGCATTTCTGaaatc containing:
- the LOC140806822 gene encoding uncharacterized protein; the encoded protein is MQGRFEEKLSPDQDSGSEAKMSRDLQERLRLSNDSKEIGKEDREEIIKDHDNGEDGDGEEEEEEEFSFMCGDGDASPIAAEDAFINGKIRPVFPLFNRDLFFSGGEPDSFQLESPPSKPLVKKVFVETKDSGEMTSSSTRNDDIRGPYCEWSSRNAVEVSPETCKKSNSTGFSKLWRFKELMGRSNSDGRDTFVFLNNGNGPPAAKVKKGAKSKTASLSAHEVYLKSKAREEEKRRSYLPYRPELMGFFTNANSGLSKNVHPF